One window of the Trachemys scripta elegans isolate TJP31775 chromosome 13, CAS_Tse_1.0, whole genome shotgun sequence genome contains the following:
- the WFDC1 gene encoding WAP four-disulfide core domain protein 1 — protein sequence MPNLCFLFFYFFGKDYEYPLHSHSAHYQKNDRCPPPPQTLPERACEVPSCRSDSECERHKRCCYNGCIYACLESVQPPPVLDWLVQPKPRWLGGNGWLLDGPEEVLQAEACSTTEDGDEPLHCPTGYECHIINPGNTAEGIPNRGQCIKLRGNPDGRNLRHKYYKEYFGSNSNNVLGYVKQQQKHLG from the exons ATGCCAAAtctgtgttttctctttttttatttttttggcaaggATTATGAGTACCCTCTTCATTCTCACAGCGCCCACTACCAGAAGAATGaccgctgccccccacccccgcagacTTTACCAGAGCGAGCATGTGAGGTGCCCAGCTGCCGTTCAGATTCCGAATGTGAAAGACACAAGCGTTGTTGTTACAATGGGTGCATCTATGCCTGCTTAGAATCAGTACAGCCACCTCCAG ttttagaCTGGTTGGTGCAGCCGAAACCACGTTGGCTTGGAGGAAACGGTTGGTTGTTAGATGGACCAGAGGAAGTTTTACAAG CGGAGGCCTGCAGCACCACTGAGGATGGGGACGAGCCTCTGCATTGCCCTACAGGATATGAATGCCACATCATCAATCCTGGCAACACAGCCGAAGGAATCCCCAACAGGGGTCAGTGCATCAAGCTACGTGGAAATCCCG ATGGACGCAATCTAAGGCATAAATATTACAAGGAATATTTTG GGAGTAATTCCAATAACGTACTTGGCTACGTGAAACAACAGCAGAAGCACTTAGGTTAA